Within Conger conger chromosome 3, fConCon1.1, whole genome shotgun sequence, the genomic segment tgtgagtttgtgtgtgtgttctcttaCTCCCAAAGGTGTTCTTTCGCCCATTTTGACCAGACACACTAAAACAACAGGTTTTAGTACTTTACAAGCTGTCACTGAAATTGTATGAAaggtaaacattttaattttgtgcagtgttcaaaacaaaacattatttcagtttgtgttggaCCTGTATCTCTGTGCATGTAAGTAATGTGCAATGACCTTTATGTAATATTGAAAAGCCACAATCTGTACCAGAATTTTATGTGGATGACTTCAAATCAATCATTTCATCCCATATGGCAGCAataatcaaatctggaccttgaatccaaatTCTGCtctagttttcttttctcccaggtactTAGCTGAACATTtactgctactgattggccagactgttttcacacctgactcccaggtaaagggagggtgtaaAATGAGTGCCAtaatttgatgatccctgccttATGGAAatctaatatacactcagtgagcactttattaggtattcattagacttcttttttagacttattgggtGTTGCTGTAGCGTTCCACTTAAGagatttgacacattgtgtgttctgagatgctctcctgcataccactgttgtaatgtgtggttatttgtgttactgtcaccttcctgtcagctttgaccagtctggcttttcttctctgacctctctcattaagaaggtgtttttgtctgcagaactgctgttcagtggatgttttttgtttttcacaccattctctgcaaactccagggactgttgtgcatggaaattccaggagatcagcagtttctgagatattcaaacaaccctgtatggcaccaacactcatgccatggtcaaagtctcttcaatcacatttccttcccattctatacatgtggtctgaaaagcagattaacctcttgaccatgtctgcatgctgttatgcattaagttgctgccgcatgattgcctgattaaatatttgcattaacaagctggtgtacaggtctacctaataaaatgctcactgagtgtatgtatcatACTGTACATGTCAGTCTTGTTTTTATACAGGGACATATACAGTAGGTCCATATTAGTTTTCTGTATGGGATCCCTAGgacctagaaggttggtggttcaagccccagtgtagccacaataagatgcagacagtgcagctgttgggccccttgagcaaggcccttaaccctacattgctccaagggggatttgcccctgcctagtctaatcaactgtaagttgctttggataaaagcgttggctaaacagatgtaatgtaatgtaacagggaTAAAATTATCAAGTCATCACGCTCACAGAAATAAAAGCTAGTAAAAAATACCTGAACTATTTACTCGCTGCCATAAAACAGAGGATGGGGCAAGACCGTTGAATATTAACAGTGGTGACTCAATAGGGTCATGATATTTGCTGCATGGCTGGCTTCCTCAGATGTTGCGTCGATAGTGGCGTTACTGCGAGGAGGAAAATACAAACCCgtgtgaggaagagagaagaTCCTCTCTGAGTGAGATCTGTGTTTGCCTGCCTGACCCTGAGGGGCATTGAGCCCTTTGTGTTGGCATATTTactcgttttttttcttccctcctttcttctttccttCCTTTCTTTTCAGCTGCCCACTCGCCGCCCACACCACTCCCGTTGCCTCCAGGTGTGACTGTTTGTTTCCATGACATTTGTATTCGTAAACCGCCGCGAACGGCAGTTGTATATATTTCAGCTCCTCTGCTCCCGCTATCTCTGCCCCTCTGTGCCAGCCCAGGTTTGCTGACGCTCGGCATGGATGGGTTAGCTCAgtggtcctcgctcctggtcctggagagccgcagggtgtgctggggtcctcactcctggtcctggagagccgcaggatgCGCTGGGGTCcacactcctggtcctggagagccgcagggtgtgctggctttcgttgttactcagaactttaattgatcaatcaaagcagttgattacacagtctcaaccttgtttcttgggtttgaatcggttgctgatattgaggcgaaaacaaaaaccagcatgccCTGTGTGGTCCACTGGGTTAGCTTATCCGTTCTGCAACAGTTTGGTAGAATAGGTCACTCTATACTTTTTGTACACTTAAATCAGAGGTATAAATAGAAACCCCTATACCCTCTGGCAACCTTCTCCCACAGCGGGCCTGCCTTACCGTAGTGCCCCTGACAATGACTGTTATTAGCCTGACATGCTGCTCCCGGTTCAGGGCCAAAGACATGTCAGGAAACCTGAAAGCCAAGCGAGTCACATGCCAACTCCTGCACCTATGCACCCTGTGAACAGGGGCGATGTCCCCTTGTGTGGATGGGTCCCGCCGTCTGGTCAGTACCAGACCAAAACAGAACCAACTGTGGCGGGCACCCACACTAGTGCGGAGTTGAGGTGCCCGGCTACAAATGGCACCGGCCTTTTCTGTTTCACCCCTTTTGAAGAGCTTTTTGGGGGtgggttttaaaaaaagttttttactGCAAGTCACATTTAGAGGATTCTGTTACTTTCAGTCACCAGCGGTGATTATTACATCAGCatttgaatgttcagttaagaacgttCCAATCACATATtagtgatctcacaccttaaaggtaCCATACTCCTAACTATCCAGGAGGCAGGCATGACTTAAAAGTATTAGAGTGTTTGAGACTGAATGGATCATGTCAACTCCAACAAGCAAAACGATGTCAGAATGGGCCAGCCTCACAGCAATGAGAGATGAGGATTTGTAAtagaaatgttttatgtttaatgcTTAGGTGATATACCACAGAGAATGATACTCAGTCTGATGGAGATGTAAAATGTCAAAACAAGACATTCATTTGACCTTTTACCACGTTTCTCCTTTCCTAGagtatgtatgtttatgtacgTGTTGCAAgtctatattttaaaaagagaatacattctcaaatacattctcaaaaccATTTCCATATAATGTAATTATATCACTACAGCAAGTGCCAATTAGTGATACCATCCCTGGCATGTGCTTGCACTCATTATATGTGTCATTTTCTCATGTCTAGTTTCCTGTGGGGGAGGGTTTTTAAAACAAGCCATGCTGAGGGCAGTGTCCATCTTGTTTCCTATTAATTAGCAGGATTTATTAAGCTCTGGAAAAAAATGTCCTTGTTTTACATCAAGTGCCTTCAGCAAGAGATGATCTGCAGAACTCCCCACGGCAGCTAAattaacacaaaaacacaaaaacacaaaaaaaaaaaaagttcaatacACCTTTCTTGTTTCATTCCAGAAAATtagagggaaaaatattttgcttAATTTTTGATTAAAACAGATCACGAATGTGTTCAAATAATCGCAGAACAGTTTTATGGTTGATTTTCAAAAGTGCAGCCCCAAAACAAAATTTggcaaaaaagttaaaaaccAATTAAATCAACCGTAAATGGGTAATAGAGCTGCTTCTTAATTTGATGAACATTTCATTAGCttcatgaattaaaaaatatcattttaaaagaaGCATCTTTCCAATGACAGGGatctttaaaattattattaccgGTCTCTGGGGAAATACGTCAGTGCATTGCAAGTGCCAGTAAAAGCTGGAGGTCTTTATAATTACGAGCAGAACAAATTTAGATACATGTCAAACTCAGCACAGGCAGatggtgaaatgaaaataaaaaaacagctttgAAAAGAAAACCGCAAGAACACAGAGTTTCTTCTTTCCACGGTGGATTTTATTGCACAGAGCTTTCAACAAACTTCAGAGATCTCAAGGTTTCACCTGGATAGACTGCCATACGATGGCGGTCACGTGATGAAATGGTCGCACTGTTGAAACCGATTACTATTACGGTAGGGCCAACAGCATTAGTACCAAACTCGACCACACACCACAAAGCGACAGCTTAATTCAAGTGCTGTAGAACATTTGAGGGCTGTTCACCATCTGGgagatttcacatttaaaaaatgtgctaaatgaatgtacatTCAGCATACAATCGAATACATTATTCATCACCACCTGCCTTAATTGTCCCTATtcaaagtgcaaatatttattcttcTCATTTTTGCCACAAATACAAGATTTAAGATTATTTTCCAGATCTGAGTTGTTAATCTGTTTTATAACAAACCTTACACACATTCTAGGCAAgcaccaacacatacacacacacccacacacacacacatacttgcagCAGGCACACAGATGCaggctcgcacacacacacacacacacacacacacaaaggtgcACACACTATCAGTGTGCTATAAATCACAGCAGTGTAAAATACAGCAATGAGaaggatatatttttttaaaagaagaagaagaaaaaaaaaaactactaaaAAGTATAACAGAAACTAACGCATTACCTTCCTGCTCGTTGCCATGTCAACCGCGTGGGAGCCGCTGCCTGGGCGCTCTGTTTCCGCGGCTTAAGGAATGCAACGTGACTGCGAACTCACGCAGACTGCAGCTGCCTGCCGGTCATACGGTGTGTGCGATCGTCCTCGCAGTTTCCCTCTCGGGGAGTTAACGCAGGCGCGGGGGTGAAGGAACACGGACGTTACTCGCATAATAACTGAGAAATGTATACGAAACCATAAGGAAGTGTGAGATTGTTGATTGCCTGaacatctgttttgtttttttgttgattttgttgtttcttttttttggcaagGGGGGCGTGTGGTCTAGCGAGTTCTTTGTCCCCCtcgttttgaatttttttttatatagctaTTTTGGCATCTAAGCATAGTGCTGGCGTGATACACAGATGCAGGGCAGACACTCTGCAGGAAAAGCAGCTATAATCTGCCCTGCGATTCAGAACAGAGCAAGTTcatcaaatattgaaatacCGAAACACTGTAGCACTTCACACTGGACATTAGCGAGGCTTAACTGACGGGTACTCCACTGAGCAGCAGCCGACGGCTGGTTTTCGAGCCTTTCTACTAAAATGGCAGCAAGCCTGTTCACATTATCTTTTGAGCAGCCAGCACAGATCCACCTAacactcccccccgccccccatcacACTGTCTGGTCTGAACATCCGATGTGTGCTATTGAGCGGAACTACCAACATGGAGCCATTGTTGAGATGAACAACAAAGTTGTAGCATActgttggggggggtggggggggggatgtttaCACCAGTCAGGGTGAGGTCGTGGGGGGCACTCATAGACCAACCCAAACTACTGTACTGTTCCAGCAGGACTTCACCCCAGGGCCCAGCGTGCCCTGTTTATTTTTCGAGGTATAGCCCCCCATCTCACTTCCTATACTGAAGCTGAAAAGAAGGAGGGTCGCTGAGGTATCGGGAGACCGTCAAGGACAGGACTGGCTCCAAtatgagggggtggggtgggggtggttgtgGTCAGCAGGGATATCTGACCCCAGACACCATTTTGGGCCTGTCCCCACTCCTGAAAGACACTCAAGGAAACCCAGTCCGGCGGGAACAGGAAGGAGACGCTGGGGCAGGTGTAGGGTCGGGCGGGGCTAGACGGACGATCCCAGTCTGTCGCTATGGAGACCGGGCCCTACGACAACTGCCGGCGCGAGAATCGGCTGAGCGCCCCGGCCCGGGCCTGGGGTCCGGCCGCCCGCTGGGTGAGGGTGGGGCCCAGGGAGTTCCGGGCGGACCCCACGTGCAGGCGGCGGCGGGCCAGAGTGCTGCGGAGCGGGGCGGACGGGCGAGCCGAGGAGGCGCGGCGCTGGCGCAGGCTCTGGATCCGCAGCAGCCGGCGGGAGTACTGCACCTCGGGCAGGACCAGCTTCAGGCACTCCTGGGCCTGCCCGCCCGGCCGGGTGCCGTTGGGGGGCAGGTCGTACCCCACGATGTCCACCATGGCGCTGGGCTGCCAGGGCCGCAGCTCCTTGTTCTCGATCTGGGCGGAGGTGCGCAGCAGCGGGAGCTGGCCGCCGAAACAGCCCCGCACCAGCCGGTCCCGGGCCAGCCGGAGGAGACGCACCTCCCTCTCCACGCACGCCGAGCCCAGCTCGTCCAGGCGCCGCCACAGCGAGGCGTTGAAGTGGTCGTACAGCCGGGCGTCCAGCCAGTTCCAGGCCCGGATCTGCGCGGGCAGGCCCAGCCCCAGGCTGCGGCGGGACCCGGGGCTGCGCATGTTGAGCTTCACGTAGAGGATgtcctccaggtcccagttCAGCAGGTGGCGCAGGAGCACCAGGGACTCGTCGAAATGCTCGGCGATCATCACCAGCGAGAACGTCCGCTCCACGTCCCGGATGAGCTCCCCGGCGTAGGCCACGTCCCCGGGGGGCCTGTCCTTCTCCCCGCCCAGGTCGTAGGTCAGTGTGTTGCGGGCGAACATGGCGTCCATGTCTCTGGGGCGGTAGTAGCGCAGCGGGCCGTCCAGGAAGGCCTCCAGGGAGCCGTTGGGCACGCGCCTGAAGCTGCCGCAGTGCTGGTTGTAGTAGCTGAAGAGCGACTCGAACATGGCGGCCGGCTCGCGCAGGATGGTGACGTAGACGGCGTCGGGGGGCATGAGCCGGCGGAGCTCGCTGGCGTTGAGGCGCATGTGGCTGGCGATGATCTGGGGGTGCGTGGTGTGGGGGTGCACGTACCGGCGGCTGAACCGGTGGGGGTAGCAGAACTGGTGGGCGCAGGCCTGCACGGGCAGCCCCACGGTGAGGTTGTGGCGCTCGGCGAAGCGGAACAGGATGTTCTGCACGGTGGTGCTCGCCGTCTTGTGCGTCTTCAGGAAGGCCACGCTCGTGTGCTTGGGCTTCAGCCCGGCGGACGGGTGGGGCCGCAGGGCGGGGCAGCCCAGGAAGGCTTTCAGGGTCCTGCACCgaggacacagggacacagggaggagagatGCTGAAGCGAGCCAAGTGAAAAACAAACTGATCATCTACATTTCAGGGAGAAAATTTGCCTATATTacaattcattttttacattttatttcttcctTATTTAACCAGacgagtcccattgagattgtTATCTcctttacaagggagccctggccaagggaaGAGCAACAGAATGAAGAACACAGAATCATTATAGTATACTGTACTGAaactacattttttaatattaataagTAATATAGATGCCTATTTTAACTTTGTCCTTTCGTACTGtttatttacattgcattacattaatggcatttggcagaagctcttatgcagagtgacgtacagttaattagactaagcaggagacaatcctcccctggagcaatgcagggttaagggccttgctcaagggcccaacggctgtgcggatcttattgtggctacatcggggatcgaacccccgaccttgcgggtcccagtcatgtaccttaaccactatgctacaggccaccctggacagtggtcctcactcctggtcctggagagccacagggcgtgctggtttttgtttccaaaTAACCacctgattcagacccaagaacccAGGTGATGTGAGTCATAATCCACTGCCTTCAACGATCAATTGAGTGCCGAGTAACAACCACAgctagcacaccctgcggcttcCCGAAGACCCGGAGTGAGGAGCACTGCTTTAGGATTTACTTAAACAACATTAAGTACTCGATGTAtgtgtttgtcattttgagGCAGCTTGATTTTGGGCTCTAATTAGCGTTTGAGATAAGCGGAATTGCGGAGGGAGATAACGAGGGAGTAGAGatagagggggaaagagggaaagagggacagaaaatggaaaaagtcaACAAAGGAACAGAGAGGCAGTGGCAGATACAAATTAATGAGTTGTGACTGCAGATACAGAATCTGGCTCAGCTTGGCTTTCTGCAGTCCACGGTGCAGTGCAGCATTCTGCgttcacacttttttttcaccagttctcacattattttgttttcttgccAGTGTCATTGAAGCGCGTCTATGCTTTTTGTGGAAAGAGAAGCCAGAATATTCCATTTCTCTAATTACCACCTGAATTGCTGTCCCCAGAAGCCACCATGAACTACATGATTAGGGACAGTCAAGAGCTTTCTAAACATAGTTATCTTTGCAGTCGATTCTTATAATGTTCTGTATTTGTTTCAGTCATGTTCTGTCAAGCACCTTGTGTTGcattaaagttattattattatttcctcccacagtccaaagacatgcaggtcaggttaATTAGAGAGTCAAAAtcgcccctctgtgtgtgtgagtgagtggtacGTGTGATAGATTGGCCACCTGTCCAGgttgcctttcacccaatgcatgctgggataggctccagcaccccccgcGACACTGACCAGGAATAATCGGTCAAAGATAATCAGTGGATAGattagtattgttattattcttattattattattattattattattattattattattattattattgaagtaATCCGTGTTGTGGCAGAGGCTGGACTGGGTCCTACCAGCTGAAGTGTCCTCCGTGGTGGAGCAGGAGGCTGACGCTGCTGATGACCAGCAGAACCAGGAAGATCTTCTTCTGGGACATGGCTCTGtctgggagagggtgggggggataagggcagagacacaggaagagagggaagaggagagagagattggagTAAGGAGAAGAGAAATatgaacagagagacagaagtaATGCATAAAGCAGTATCGCACACACCCCGAATAGActtgtgtgtgcgggtgtgtgtggccCTCTTTTTAAATCAGAAATGCATCAGCCAAATGCACTCATATAAGGGTTTTATTGTTCGCATAATTTGCTAATGGCTCTCTCGGTTCCACTCAAAGTGAGCTGTCTCTTTAAAGGCAAGCCCGTCCATTTCAAAATAATCAGATATactgaatttatttgcaaaggaaacattaaaaaaaacattttatttaccaGTATTTATTCACCAGTATGTTACCTGCATGTAgtcaaacattttaaagaaaagtcGAAccagcattatttatttttggctgtcatctttgctgGCCTCTATTGGCCAAGCATTGTTACTGCAGGAGCTGCTCACTGAGAGGAACGACCATTTTTGGAGCTGCTTCCTCCACTTAGAACTGAGAGGTACACAGTACGACGACGTTCAGTGTTTCATCAACGCTGCAGAATACACTCTTAGAGAGTACCTTTAAACTCTGTttcagttaaaggtacaatcggtaaagagaggaattgcagcaacaaacaccctcaaaccacaacactgtttaattagaaccaattttcaaccagtgagcttgaattactgtacagctatacaatgttttggtacagcgTGTCGGTCCTTcacctgtatattttcaaacccgattttaaggactataaacacaggcagagggccgTCAGTGAGCCgttttcaatgatgggaagggatttacaatggtcttgtaacaatgtcttAACGCAaaaatattacctattgtacctttaaatgaacACTGGACATATGACTGTATGAACATCATCCTTAAATGTGACTAATGCACTGGGCTGGCTGTGTACTGTGCTGTTCAGATTTCACAGCTAATATTTGTATGCGTTTGCTATTTGGATAGATAAATATGCGTTGGATATTTTTTTGGATATGGTCCCGGGAAGAGTAGCTCAGTCGGTCAGCTACTCTAATGGTGTTAGGTATaggtgcacagtaaaatgttcagcgtTAAACAAACTTGTGTTCTCATgtgtactctgtaag encodes:
- the gal3st3 gene encoding galactose-3-O-sulfotransferase 3, coding for MSQKKIFLVLLVISSVSLLLHHGGHFSWTLKAFLGCPALRPHPSAGLKPKHTSVAFLKTHKTASTTVQNILFRFAERHNLTVGLPVQACAHQFCYPHRFSRRYVHPHTTHPQIIASHMRLNASELRRLMPPDAVYVTILREPAAMFESLFSYYNQHCGSFRRVPNGSLEAFLDGPLRYYRPRDMDAMFARNTLTYDLGGEKDRPPGDVAYAGELIRDVERTFSLVMIAEHFDESLVLLRHLLNWDLEDILYVKLNMRSPGSRRSLGLGLPAQIRAWNWLDARLYDHFNASLWRRLDELGSACVEREVRLLRLARDRLVRGCFGGQLPLLRTSAQIENKELRPWQPSAMVDIVGYDLPPNGTRPGGQAQECLKLVLPEVQYSRRLLRIQSLRQRRASSARPSAPLRSTLARRRLHVGSARNSLGPTLTQRAAGPQARAGALSRFSRRQLS